One window from the genome of Natrialba magadii ATCC 43099 encodes:
- a CDS encoding RAD55 family ATPase, with the protein MVERLETGIDVLDRKLDGGLPPGCLVAYTAAPASQSELLLYELTAARGTLYLSTERSTDAVRHAVENSPSDVGNPTIRHVGSDAPITETRKLINALPDGANLIIDTMDVLEHTDREEFISFLNDLKTQMLEKNGIAVLHCLKGDEPTNRSRTFHAADAVFDLQTAISGAELENHLTVPKFRGGSQPTEAIKLELTEEVAIDTSRDIA; encoded by the coding sequence ATGGTAGAACGGCTGGAGACCGGGATCGACGTGCTGGATCGAAAACTCGACGGTGGGCTCCCGCCGGGCTGTCTCGTCGCGTACACTGCAGCCCCCGCCAGTCAATCGGAACTCCTGTTGTACGAGCTGACCGCGGCACGTGGCACGCTGTATCTCTCGACCGAACGGTCGACCGATGCTGTCCGCCACGCCGTCGAGAACTCGCCGTCTGACGTCGGCAACCCGACAATTCGACACGTCGGCAGCGATGCCCCGATCACGGAAACACGGAAACTCATCAACGCCCTTCCCGATGGTGCGAACCTGATCATCGACACCATGGACGTTCTCGAGCACACCGACCGCGAGGAGTTTATCTCGTTCCTCAACGACCTCAAGACTCAGATGCTCGAGAAAAACGGTATCGCCGTCCTCCACTGCCTGAAAGGCGACGAACCGACGAACCGGTCTCGAACCTTCCATGCAGCGGACGCGGTTTTCGATCTCCAGACCGCAATCTCCGGTGCCGAACTCGAGAACCACCTCACCGTTCCCAAGTTCCGCGGCGGCAGCCAGCCGACCGAGGCGATCAAACTCGAGTTGACTGAAGAGGTGGCGATCGATACGAGTCGAGATATCGCCTGA
- the pyrB gene encoding aspartate carbamoyltransferase yields MRHDHLITSKQLSRADIETVLDRAAEIADDPDAVANRHANAVLGLLFFEPSTRTKMSFETAMKRLGGSVVDMGSVESSSVKKGETLADTVRVIEGYADSLVLRHPKQGAAAMACEFVDVPLLNAGDGAGHHPTQTMLDLYTIRENAGLDDLTIGIMGDLKYGRTVHSLSYALTNFDTHQHFISPESLQLPREVVYDLHQQDDTQIREHEALESVLPSLDVLYVTRIQRERFPDENEYQKVAGEYQIDLETLEDASDDLTIMHPLPRVDEIAPEIDETEHAAYFEQAHNGVPVRMALLDLLLSGGETDE; encoded by the coding sequence ATGCGCCACGATCACCTCATCACGAGCAAACAACTCTCGCGGGCGGACATCGAGACTGTCCTCGATCGGGCAGCCGAGATCGCCGACGATCCGGATGCCGTCGCCAACCGCCACGCGAACGCCGTGCTCGGCCTGCTCTTTTTCGAACCAAGCACACGGACGAAGATGAGCTTCGAAACCGCGATGAAGCGCCTCGGTGGCTCCGTCGTCGACATGGGCTCGGTCGAGTCCTCGAGTGTCAAAAAGGGGGAGACACTCGCGGACACCGTCCGCGTCATCGAGGGCTACGCCGACTCCCTCGTCCTTCGTCACCCCAAACAGGGAGCCGCCGCGATGGCATGCGAGTTCGTCGACGTCCCACTGCTGAACGCCGGCGACGGCGCGGGCCACCACCCAACCCAGACGATGCTCGACCTCTACACGATTCGAGAAAACGCAGGGCTGGACGACCTCACCATCGGCATCATGGGCGATCTGAAGTACGGCCGCACCGTCCACTCGCTGTCCTACGCGCTCACCAACTTCGACACACACCAGCACTTCATCAGCCCCGAGAGCCTGCAACTGCCTCGCGAAGTCGTCTACGACCTCCACCAGCAAGACGACACCCAGATCCGCGAACACGAGGCACTCGAGTCCGTCCTTCCCTCGCTCGACGTGCTCTACGTCACGCGGATTCAGCGCGAGCGGTTCCCGGACGAGAACGAGTATCAGAAGGTCGCCGGCGAGTACCAGATCGATCTGGAGACACTCGAGGACGCGAGTGACGACCTGACGATCATGCACCCGCTGCCGCGGGTCGACGAGATTGCGCCGGAAATCGACGAGACGGAGCACGCGGCGTACTTCGAGCAGGCACACAACGGGGTGCCGGTGCGGATGGCGCTGCTTGATCTGTTGCTGTCAGGAGGTGAGACCGATGAGTGA
- the pyrI gene encoding aspartate carbamoyltransferase regulatory subunit, which yields MSDDHDHHDGNADHELRVSKIQDGTVIDHVRGGQALNVLAILGIDGSKGEEVSVGMNVPSDRLARKDIVKVEGRELSQDEVDVLSLIAPDASINIVRDYDVVEKHRVERPAVVEGVLSCPNADCITTDGEPVTSRFEVLDDAVRCSYCETITREGIAELIDTN from the coding sequence ATGAGTGACGATCACGATCATCACGACGGCAACGCGGACCACGAACTGCGCGTCAGCAAGATCCAGGACGGGACCGTCATCGACCACGTCCGCGGTGGCCAGGCGCTGAACGTGCTCGCAATTTTGGGCATCGACGGCAGTAAAGGCGAGGAGGTCTCCGTCGGAATGAACGTTCCCTCGGACCGCCTCGCGCGCAAGGACATTGTCAAGGTCGAGGGCCGCGAACTGAGCCAGGACGAGGTCGACGTACTCTCGCTGATCGCACCCGATGCCTCGATCAACATCGTCCGCGACTACGATGTCGTAGAGAAACACCGCGTCGAGCGTCCCGCCGTCGTTGAGGGTGTCCTCTCCTGTCCGAACGCAGACTGCATCACGACCGACGGCGAGCCGGTCACCTCTCGGTTCGAGGTACTCGATGACGCCGTCCGCTGTTCGTACTGCGAAACGATCACGCGCGAGGGTATTGCAGAACTGATCGATACGAACTGA